From a region of the Candidatus Binatia bacterium genome:
- a CDS encoding ornithine cyclodeaminase family protein has product MALLLKAEEMKGLISIEEAISAVENGFRDQARHPQFSLPRQRMMAGDRRINIHSGGSVDLRVAGTFIHYERHRYTKEDQTYAAVGKRVYMAYDSETAALLTIIVGCIPLYDFDDNDIATETAITSAVGTKYLAREDCRVLGLYGTGRQARRHLKVMCTLRPIQKVKVFSRSRENRKTFCDLMRPHVDAELVPVDDPRDVAVGSDLIVCATGSNVPVLYGDWLDEGQHVTSIVGSNKELLQEGLVSSPRRELDDKVLTRADVIIATLRQQGIHDEQGDFVEPIGKGLLQWEDINDLSSLLAQKAAGRSNAKQITLFKQNSDQGVGFMALARLAHDKAREAGIGSEI; this is encoded by the coding sequence ATGGCACTACTACTCAAAGCGGAAGAGATGAAAGGGCTGATTTCGATCGAGGAGGCGATCAGCGCCGTCGAGAATGGGTTTCGCGATCAGGCACGGCATCCGCAATTCAGCCTGCCGCGCCAGCGTATGATGGCGGGCGATCGGCGCATCAACATCCACTCGGGCGGCTCAGTCGATCTGCGCGTCGCCGGGACGTTCATCCACTACGAACGTCATCGCTATACCAAAGAGGATCAGACCTACGCCGCCGTTGGTAAGCGCGTGTACATGGCTTACGACAGCGAGACCGCGGCGCTTCTCACGATCATCGTCGGTTGCATACCTCTCTACGATTTCGACGACAACGATATCGCTACCGAGACGGCCATCACCAGCGCGGTGGGAACGAAATATTTGGCGCGCGAAGATTGCCGGGTCTTGGGCCTCTATGGCACGGGTCGCCAAGCCCGGCGTCATTTAAAAGTCATGTGCACACTTCGGCCGATCCAAAAGGTCAAAGTGTTCAGCCGAAGCCGGGAGAACCGCAAGACCTTTTGCGATCTCATGCGTCCGCACGTCGATGCTGAACTCGTGCCGGTTGACGATCCACGCGATGTTGCGGTCGGTTCCGACTTGATCGTCTGCGCCACGGGGAGCAACGTACCGGTGCTGTACGGCGATTGGCTCGATGAAGGCCAGCACGTAACGTCGATCGTTGGCAGCAACAAGGAGCTTTTGCAGGAAGGACTCGTCAGTAGTCCGAGACGGGAGTTGGACGACAAAGTTCTTACTCGCGCCGACGTCATAATCGCGACCTTGCGGCAGCAAGGCATTCACGACGAGCAGGGAGATTTTGTCGAGCCGATCGGCAAAGGATTGCTTCAGTGGGAAGATATCAACGATCTAAGCTCTCTTCTGGCTCAAAAGGCCGCCGGCCGCTCAAACGCAAAGCAGATCACGCTCTTCAAACAAAACAGCGATCAGGGAGTCGGCTTCATGGCTCTGGCCCGATTGGCGCATGACAAAGCACGCGAAGCCGGGATCGGCAGCGAAATCTAG
- a CDS encoding SgcJ/EcaC family oxidoreductase, which produces MQNDEQSIRELVAEWQEAAAAGNLSRLLELMADDVTFYVVGQPPMRGKEAFAAAFRTAVERVRIESTAKIEELQIAGNFAHLANYLVVTMTPLHGGSIMRRSGHTLTILRKEVDGRWILFRDANMLAPEKSNA; this is translated from the coding sequence ATGCAGAACGATGAACAATCGATTCGCGAGTTAGTCGCCGAATGGCAGGAGGCCGCCGCGGCCGGGAATTTATCGAGACTTCTCGAGTTAATGGCGGATGACGTCACCTTTTACGTAGTGGGTCAGCCGCCCATGCGCGGCAAGGAGGCGTTTGCGGCGGCGTTCCGAACCGCCGTGGAGCGTGTCCGCATCGAATCGACCGCAAAAATCGAAGAGCTCCAGATCGCAGGCAACTTCGCGCATCTGGCAAATTATCTAGTGGTGACGATGACGCCGCTCCACGGCGGGTCAATCATGCGCCGGTCGGGGCACACGCTCACGATCCTGCGCAAGGAAGTCGATGGGCGTTGGATCCTATTCCGCGATGCCAACATGCTGGCGCCGGAAAAATCGAATGCGTGA
- a CDS encoding extracellular solute-binding protein has product MKLSSTAALGFVFCLWLTSGHAAESKAAWQAEWDAIVGEAAKKDGQIAIYHTRGPFENVFAEFSKRYPAIKVVSVSGRGGELISRIMTERRAGKQVADVYLGATGTPMDVLYPGKVLEPVPPLMILPEVKDASNWFRKQHHYADPEGKYIFVFEGVVRSDMAYNTKLLDPKEVGSYWDLVKPKWKGKIAAMDPKLSGFPSGLLQFAYYHPELGAKFLRKLFGEMDVTLSRDGRQIVDWLAVGKFAIALAPSASDVQAGMKQGLPLSRFEPRVFKEGLYMRATQGSLSVLSQSPHPSATKLFVNWLLSKEGQTHYQKQFLRIDPIFTLREDVPADPAFESYRPKPGDKFMAVYRPEFRDLDPALRVIDEVLKRVER; this is encoded by the coding sequence ATGAAGCTTTCAAGCACGGCAGCCCTGGGATTTGTCTTTTGCCTTTGGCTGACGTCGGGCCACGCCGCCGAGTCCAAAGCGGCGTGGCAAGCGGAATGGGACGCGATCGTCGGAGAGGCGGCCAAGAAGGACGGGCAGATCGCGATCTACCACACCCGCGGTCCCTTCGAAAATGTCTTCGCCGAATTCTCTAAGCGTTATCCCGCGATCAAGGTCGTCTCGGTCTCCGGACGAGGCGGCGAGCTGATCTCACGGATCATGACCGAGAGGAGGGCCGGCAAGCAGGTGGCCGACGTTTATTTGGGCGCAACGGGCACGCCGATGGACGTTCTCTATCCGGGCAAAGTTTTGGAGCCGGTCCCGCCGCTGATGATCTTGCCCGAGGTCAAAGACGCGTCGAACTGGTTCCGAAAACAACACCACTACGCCGATCCCGAGGGCAAATACATTTTTGTTTTCGAAGGCGTGGTGCGCTCCGACATGGCTTACAACACCAAGCTGTTAGATCCCAAGGAGGTCGGCTCTTATTGGGACTTGGTGAAGCCCAAATGGAAAGGAAAGATCGCCGCGATGGATCCCAAGCTCTCGGGCTTCCCGAGCGGACTCCTTCAGTTCGCTTACTATCATCCCGAGCTCGGCGCGAAATTTTTAAGAAAACTCTTCGGCGAAATGGATGTCACTTTGTCGCGCGACGGCCGGCAGATTGTCGATTGGCTCGCCGTGGGGAAATTCGCCATCGCGCTGGCGCCGTCTGCCAGCGACGTTCAGGCGGGCATGAAGCAGGGCCTGCCGTTGTCGCGGTTCGAGCCGCGGGTCTTTAAAGAAGGACTCTACATGCGCGCCACCCAGGGATCGCTCAGCGTCCTCAGCCAGTCACCGCATCCGAGCGCGACGAAGCTCTTCGTCAACTGGCTCCTCTCGAAGGAAGGGCAGACGCACTATCAGAAGCAGTTTTTGCGAATCGATCCGATCTTCACTTTGCGCGAAGACGTCCCCGCAGATCCAGCCTTCGAGTCCTACCGGCCAAAGCCAGGCGACAAATTCATGGCCGTGTATCGCCCGGAATTTAGAGACCTCGATCCGGCGCTCAGGGTGATCGACGAGGTTTTGAAGCGTGTGGAGAGATAG
- a CDS encoding BON domain-containing protein: protein MRLAKAIPLMLMTLTLPALIGCGTMGGKTPPPEQPVARPMGVETPEDAALSKAVKQRLSAEKAVNLSPVVVEARKGTVYLSGRVSSLDAREQATKIAWQVAGVQTVLNHLEVGE from the coding sequence ATGAGATTAGCCAAAGCAATCCCTTTGATGTTGATGACGCTGACGTTGCCGGCCTTGATCGGTTGTGGAACCATGGGCGGCAAAACTCCTCCCCCAGAACAGCCTGTGGCTCGGCCGATGGGCGTCGAGACGCCTGAGGACGCAGCTCTTAGCAAAGCGGTCAAGCAACGACTTTCAGCGGAGAAAGCCGTCAACCTATCGCCCGTGGTCGTGGAAGCGAGAAAAGGGACGGTCTACCTGAGCGGGCGCGTGTCGTCTTTAGATGCGCGGGAGCAAGCGACCAAAATTGCATGGCAGGTAGCGGGCGTTCAAACGGTTTTGAATCATCTCGAGGTTGGAGAATAG
- a CDS encoding cupin domain-containing protein, translating into MEARSEDFPRERLTPKTAYEKWQEEEKIPILKAFYIEDVLKVELEPWERVGGKGAFLNMAGSENTNGAYLCEIPPGKGLKPQRHLYEEMIYVLSGRGGATICNEGGAKQTFEWQAGSLFSPPLNCWFQLFNGSGGEPARFLSVTTAPLAMNLFHNAHFIFHSDYNFTDRFDGQTGYFTEKKEPARTHVWETNFVSNLGTFEPRSSLEATGKVEKRGVGIRRAIFEMASNVLCAHISEWKPGVYKKAHRHGPGANILILAGRGYSLLWQEGRPRQRVDWRPGSLFVPPPQWFHQHFNTSPTPVRFVALRWSNKFSLGSVFGYEGFNTDVKEGGNQIEWEDQGPEIHELFVKECAKAGAQVAPELQQIFDQGKARG; encoded by the coding sequence ATGGAAGCACGGAGCGAGGATTTCCCGCGCGAGCGGCTCACGCCCAAGACCGCTTACGAAAAGTGGCAGGAGGAAGAGAAGATACCGATCCTCAAGGCTTTCTACATCGAAGATGTCCTCAAAGTGGAGCTTGAACCATGGGAAAGGGTGGGGGGGAAAGGCGCGTTTCTCAACATGGCGGGATCCGAGAATACCAACGGCGCGTATCTCTGCGAAATACCTCCGGGCAAAGGGCTAAAGCCGCAAAGGCATCTTTACGAAGAGATGATCTATGTCTTGAGCGGCCGGGGAGGGGCCACGATATGCAACGAGGGAGGAGCCAAGCAGACCTTCGAGTGGCAAGCCGGAAGTCTCTTCAGTCCGCCGCTCAATTGTTGGTTCCAGCTCTTCAACGGCTCGGGCGGCGAGCCCGCCAGGTTTCTCTCCGTGACTACCGCGCCGCTGGCGATGAACTTGTTTCATAACGCGCATTTCATCTTCCACTCCGATTATAATTTTACCGACCGTTTCGACGGGCAGACAGGCTATTTCACCGAAAAGAAGGAGCCGGCGCGAACTCATGTCTGGGAAACGAACTTCGTTTCCAATCTCGGCACGTTCGAGCCGCGGAGCTCGCTCGAGGCTACGGGCAAAGTGGAGAAGCGCGGGGTGGGCATTCGTCGGGCCATCTTTGAGATGGCCAGCAATGTCCTTTGCGCCCATATCTCCGAATGGAAGCCCGGGGTTTACAAAAAGGCCCACCGTCACGGCCCCGGCGCCAATATTTTGATCCTTGCGGGGCGCGGCTATTCGCTCCTGTGGCAGGAGGGAAGACCGCGCCAAAGAGTCGACTGGCGTCCCGGGAGCCTCTTTGTCCCGCCGCCCCAATGGTTCCATCAGCATTTCAATACTTCCCCCACTCCGGTCAGGTTCGTCGCTTTACGCTGGAGCAATAAATTCAGTCTGGGAAGCGTCTTCGGATACGAGGGCTTCAACACCGACGTCAAGGAGGGGGGCAACCAGATCGAATGGGAGGACCAAGGCCCGGAGATCCATGAACTTTTCGTCAAGGAATGCGCCAAGGCGGGAGCGCAGGTAGCGCCTGAATTACAACAGATATTCGATCAAGGAAAAGCGCGAGGGTGA
- a CDS encoding extracellular solute-binding protein has translation MKNDALSILARCAAIGLFCYGLVPFGKGVSPALAAEIKPDWRAEWERTLAAAKKEGEVSIYGPSNRDEQNALVDAFQKAYPNIRVKYVTGRLSELASRIMAERRAEKFIVDILLGSTTTPNRTLKPAGVFQPIHSALILPEILDASAWFKKKLWFGDNEERFLILWRGGSSGSFMINTNLAKREEFSSYWDLLNPKWKGKITAQDPRVTGRGYSTSVFLYYAKDYGPDYLKRLLGEMEIVLSRDSHQIVDWLGQGKFAVALFVGSQGEGDVAIRQGLPITEIEPTKGSGALGTPRTVTFVNGAPHPNAAKIYINWLLSREGQIAYQKATGTNSLRTDIPKNDVNPAEMLRDDRDYIPQNLEKYEEGARPGLKQVFDAVLPQR, from the coding sequence ATGAAGAACGATGCCTTGTCTATTCTAGCCCGCTGCGCCGCCATCGGACTCTTTTGTTACGGCCTTGTTCCGTTCGGAAAAGGCGTATCGCCGGCGCTCGCGGCGGAGATAAAACCGGACTGGCGCGCGGAGTGGGAGAGGACGCTGGCGGCGGCGAAGAAGGAAGGCGAGGTTTCTATATACGGACCTTCGAACCGCGACGAGCAAAACGCATTGGTCGACGCTTTTCAAAAAGCCTACCCGAATATCAGGGTCAAGTACGTCACGGGAAGACTCAGCGAGCTGGCCAGCAGGATCATGGCGGAGCGGCGGGCGGAAAAATTTATCGTCGACATTCTCCTCGGCTCCACCACGACCCCCAACCGGACGCTCAAGCCGGCGGGAGTTTTCCAGCCGATCCACAGCGCTCTGATCCTGCCGGAGATCTTGGACGCCTCCGCATGGTTCAAAAAGAAACTATGGTTCGGCGACAACGAGGAGCGCTTTTTGATACTCTGGCGCGGCGGTTCCTCGGGCTCTTTCATGATCAACACCAATCTGGCAAAGCGCGAAGAATTCAGCTCCTATTGGGACCTGCTGAACCCGAAGTGGAAAGGGAAGATTACGGCGCAAGACCCGCGAGTGACCGGAAGAGGCTACAGCACCTCGGTCTTTTTATACTATGCGAAGGACTACGGCCCCGACTACTTGAAGCGGCTCTTGGGTGAGATGGAAATTGTGCTCTCGCGCGACAGCCACCAGATCGTCGATTGGCTCGGTCAGGGTAAATTCGCCGTCGCTCTGTTCGTCGGGAGCCAGGGGGAAGGCGACGTCGCGATCCGACAGGGCTTGCCGATCACTGAAATCGAGCCCACCAAGGGAAGCGGCGCGTTGGGAACGCCGCGAACCGTTACCTTTGTCAATGGCGCGCCTCATCCCAACGCGGCCAAGATATACATCAACTGGCTCCTGTCGCGCGAGGGGCAGATCGCTTACCAGAAAGCGACCGGGACCAATTCCTTAAGAACGGATATACCCAAGAACGACGTCAATCCCGCGGAGATGTTGCGGGATGACCGCGACTACATACCGCAGAACCTGGAGAAGTACGAAGAGGGCGCGCGGCCGGGCCTGAAGCAGGTTTTCGACGCGGTTCTGCCGCAGCGCTAA
- a CDS encoding ABC transporter substrate-binding protein: MTKAIMIRRILSLAALFCAGMIEAALAAEPFTLRYGQNAASAGSLSSLPLTVAERKGFFVREGINLVVVPIPGGTDRIVAALDKGEIDAGRNATPYLIQAALKGSDAVAILAQTTNPVYSLIVRPEIKSFADLKEKVLGLSTTGDTITLSTLRLLAAKGIKAADFRAKAVVGTAARFDCLKAGECAAVPMGQPEDLGAVKQGFPRLSFTYEAGTDLIFNVDMTRRAWGEKNQDALVRFTRAFAASYMFINDPKNRDEVTNIIKEYLKISDDVAREIFAPYLEPGKNVLPKKGELDLAAFNRVLALMGEAGVIPTPVPAAERFVDLRYLKAAAIQ; encoded by the coding sequence ATGACGAAGGCCATCATGATTCGGCGCATTCTCTCCCTCGCCGCGCTATTCTGCGCAGGCATGATCGAGGCGGCGCTCGCCGCGGAGCCGTTCACCTTGCGCTACGGGCAAAACGCTGCCTCGGCCGGCAGCCTGTCGTCGCTCCCGCTGACCGTTGCCGAGCGCAAGGGTTTCTTCGTCCGTGAGGGGATCAATCTAGTCGTGGTTCCGATTCCCGGCGGCACGGACAGGATCGTCGCAGCGCTCGACAAGGGCGAGATCGACGCGGGCAGGAACGCCACGCCCTACCTGATCCAGGCGGCGCTCAAGGGCTCCGACGCGGTGGCGATCCTCGCCCAAACGACCAATCCCGTCTACAGCCTGATCGTGAGACCCGAGATCAAGAGCTTTGCCGATTTGAAAGAGAAGGTGCTGGGTCTGTCGACGACGGGCGATACGATCACGTTGTCGACGTTGAGGCTGCTTGCCGCCAAAGGCATCAAGGCGGCGGATTTTCGCGCCAAGGCCGTCGTCGGCACCGCCGCCCGCTTCGACTGTCTCAAAGCGGGAGAATGCGCCGCGGTGCCGATGGGCCAGCCGGAAGACCTGGGCGCGGTCAAGCAGGGCTTTCCCAGACTCAGCTTCACCTATGAGGCGGGCACGGATCTGATTTTCAACGTCGACATGACGCGCCGCGCCTGGGGAGAGAAGAACCAGGACGCTCTGGTCCGGTTCACGCGCGCGTTCGCCGCTTCCTACATGTTCATCAACGACCCCAAGAATCGCGACGAGGTCACGAACATCATCAAGGAATATCTTAAAATTTCCGACGATGTCGCGCGCGAGATTTTCGCGCCTTATCTCGAGCCCGGCAAAAACGTCTTGCCGAAGAAGGGCGAACTGGATCTCGCGGCATTTAATCGCGTGCTGGCTCTGATGGGCGAGGCGGGTGTGATCCCGACGCCGGTCCCGGCGGCGGAGCGCTTCGTCGACTTGAGATACCTGAAAGCCGCCGCGATTCAGTGA